A single window of Rhizobium sp. SL42 DNA harbors:
- a CDS encoding SDR family oxidoreductase encodes MNSSRKQTALLLGASKGLGFGVAEALARKGVDVILIGRDETTLRSAETRLQGSPGAVTSIACDLFDRESVAQMMAEIDRRSAGIDILLLNGGGPPPIAASEYHEQFWQKQFSAMFLSQVDIATHYLPGMRRRGFGRIIAVSSTSIREPIPGLAASNALRSALAGWAKTLASEVAGDGVTVNVVLPGRFATERTTRLDAMDAAERGVDQTVVAADSQREIAVGRYGRPEEFAAVVSFLASQQASYVTGVALPVDGGLSRSM; translated from the coding sequence ATGAATTCAAGCCGGAAACAAACCGCACTTCTTCTCGGCGCAAGCAAGGGATTGGGCTTTGGCGTCGCGGAGGCCCTGGCCCGCAAGGGTGTCGATGTTATCCTGATCGGCCGGGACGAAACGACGTTGCGATCAGCCGAGACCCGGCTGCAAGGATCTCCCGGCGCAGTTACCTCCATTGCCTGTGACTTGTTCGACCGGGAAAGCGTCGCGCAGATGATGGCGGAAATCGATCGGCGGTCAGCCGGGATCGACATCCTGCTGCTCAACGGCGGTGGCCCTCCTCCGATCGCCGCATCCGAGTACCACGAGCAATTCTGGCAGAAGCAGTTCTCAGCGATGTTTCTAAGCCAAGTGGACATCGCGACACACTATCTGCCGGGAATGCGACGGCGTGGATTTGGCCGTATCATCGCCGTATCATCGACAAGCATTCGCGAGCCTATTCCCGGCCTTGCCGCATCAAATGCATTGCGGTCAGCCTTGGCCGGATGGGCGAAAACGCTGGCTTCCGAAGTTGCCGGTGACGGTGTCACCGTCAATGTCGTGCTTCCCGGCCGGTTCGCGACAGAACGCACCACGCGGCTCGACGCGATGGATGCCGCAGAGCGCGGCGTGGATCAGACCGTCGTCGCAGCGGACAGCCAGCGGGAAATTGCTGTCGGTCGATATGGTCGACCGGAAGAATTCGCAGCTGTGGTTTCTTTTCTCGCCAGCCAACAAGCGAGCTATGTGACGGGGGTTGCATTGCCAGTCGATGGCGGCCTTAGCCGTTCGATGTGA
- a CDS encoding CocE/NonD family hydrolase has product MTMLASSGPQAIADDVIVERDVMVVMGDGVRLATDIYRPASGGQVISTPLPAILERTPYGKGERSRSEIEVGMASPMRRDEVAAYFVRAGYVVIYQDCRGRYGSEGEFSKYVSEAADGYDTAQWLVAQDWSNGRFATMGLSYAAHTQAALACLNPPGLACMVMDSGGFSNAYRCGIRQGGAFELKQASWAYNNAREAAEGLARSAIEAEDIRAWFKAMPWSEGVSPIREAPEYEAYLLDQWRSGAFDDSWRRVGLYMEGFYSTFPEVPVVLMSSWYDAYVKSTLDNYTGLSGNARRPLSLIMGPWLHGNRNSTFAGDISFGAEAPIGGHVAESWLDYRRRWFDRWLKTGMPEACEEPQVRYFLMGGGSGSKTEEERLDHGGSWCTAPDWPLPGAKSQSLYLHAGGRLKPVEPAEEAAAFSYDFDPNDPVPTIGGSLTSGQPIFEGGGFDQREAERFFGSRNLGLPLSARPDVLSFETELLEDDLAVIGPITIELHAASNAPDTDFTAKLIDVYPPSADYPLGFALNITDGIFRCRYRHSFENPAPIETGEVFQITIEPFATANLFRKGHRIRLDISSSNFPKYDVNPNTFAPEGTGRLTQVARNTVFSSRTHPSRLVLPVVPKDRITPLGPPSAPIKEASPA; this is encoded by the coding sequence ATGACGATGCTGGCGTCTTCCGGCCCGCAGGCGATTGCCGACGATGTGATTGTAGAACGCGACGTGATGGTGGTGATGGGTGACGGTGTGCGCCTGGCGACCGACATCTACCGTCCGGCTTCCGGCGGTCAGGTGATTTCAACGCCGTTGCCCGCCATCCTCGAGCGTACGCCTTATGGCAAAGGCGAGCGATCACGCTCGGAAATCGAAGTGGGCATGGCAAGCCCGATGCGCCGGGATGAGGTCGCGGCCTATTTCGTGCGCGCCGGCTATGTCGTGATCTACCAGGATTGCCGCGGCCGCTATGGTTCGGAAGGCGAATTCTCGAAATATGTGTCGGAGGCCGCCGACGGCTACGACACGGCGCAATGGCTGGTGGCGCAGGATTGGTCGAATGGCCGCTTCGCCACCATGGGGCTGTCCTACGCGGCCCACACGCAGGCGGCGCTTGCCTGCCTCAATCCACCCGGACTTGCCTGCATGGTGATGGATTCCGGCGGCTTCTCCAATGCGTACCGATGCGGTATCCGCCAGGGCGGCGCATTCGAACTGAAGCAGGCCAGCTGGGCGTATAACAATGCCCGCGAGGCCGCCGAAGGCCTGGCGAGATCCGCGATCGAGGCAGAGGATATCCGCGCCTGGTTCAAGGCCATGCCGTGGAGCGAAGGCGTATCTCCCATTCGCGAAGCGCCGGAATATGAAGCCTATCTGCTGGACCAATGGCGCAGCGGTGCCTTCGATGACAGTTGGCGGCGCGTGGGGCTCTACATGGAAGGCTTCTACTCCACCTTCCCGGAGGTCCCCGTTGTGCTGATGTCCAGCTGGTATGATGCCTATGTGAAATCGACACTCGACAATTATACGGGTCTTTCCGGCAATGCGCGCCGGCCGCTGTCTCTGATCATGGGGCCCTGGCTGCACGGCAACCGCAACAGCACGTTTGCCGGCGACATTTCCTTCGGAGCTGAGGCGCCGATCGGTGGCCATGTGGCGGAAAGCTGGCTCGACTACCGCCGCCGTTGGTTCGATCGCTGGCTGAAGACCGGCATGCCCGAGGCTTGCGAGGAACCGCAAGTGCGCTACTTCCTGATGGGCGGCGGCTCCGGTTCGAAAACTGAAGAGGAGCGTCTCGACCATGGCGGCTCCTGGTGCACGGCCCCCGACTGGCCGCTTCCGGGCGCCAAAAGCCAGTCCCTGTATCTGCATGCGGGCGGCCGGCTCAAGCCAGTCGAACCGGCGGAAGAAGCGGCTGCCTTTTCCTATGATTTCGACCCGAACGATCCGGTGCCGACCATCGGCGGATCGTTGACCAGCGGCCAGCCAATCTTTGAAGGTGGTGGCTTCGACCAGCGCGAGGCGGAGCGCTTCTTCGGCAGCCGTAACCTGGGACTGCCTCTTTCCGCGCGGCCGGATGTCCTGTCCTTCGAGACCGAACTGCTGGAGGACGATCTCGCCGTGATCGGCCCGATCACCATCGAATTGCATGCAGCGTCGAACGCGCCCGATACCGATTTCACCGCCAAGCTGATCGATGTCTATCCCCCGAGCGCGGACTATCCGCTCGGCTTTGCCCTGAACATCACCGATGGCATCTTCCGATGCCGCTACAGGCATTCCTTCGAAAATCCGGCTCCCATCGAGACGGGGGAGGTGTTCCAGATCACGATCGAACCTTTTGCGACGGCCAATCTCTTCCGGAAAGGGCATCGGATCCGCCTCGATATTTCCTCGTCAAACTTCCCGAAATACGATGTCAATCCGAACACCTTTGCACCGGAGGGCACTGGTCGCCTGACGCAGGTCGCCCGCAACACCGTTTTCAGCAGCCGGACGCATCCGTCACGCCTGGTGCTGCCAGTTGTCCCCAAGGATCGCATCACGCCGCTCGGTCCTCCTTCGGCGCCGATCAAGGAGGCGTCACCGGCATGA
- a CDS encoding CapA family protein, producing MSITIAITGQALIHQPLNLDCADAAEMLDFLKADATIGNFEGVIDAPGAWPTKTKTVHAVKEPVLASLAALGFSAMAHANNHAFDLGPPGIAATHAAMQRHNILLAGSGQNLAEAARPVEWSTHSKNLALFSVDLGPQADIVYAGLHRAGIAPLRVRRSTVLPDADYARLLAIHEETGDAARLAARRRAQYSPEATEGFDAFGGSFVRGDRVEGRWTVDPEDLSRLVTALGDAKRRGNIVLLALHNHHWDSDWATSPGWLDGLSRHLVDAGADVIIGTGAPVMQPLSLHRNRAIMPGLGNLIFHTARAELYDAMGIDVWRSVAVRLTLDDDGAVENIAILPLAACRLNSDGRPPALLKGADAEDIVARFMPGNPAPR from the coding sequence ATGAGCATCACCATTGCCATCACGGGACAGGCATTGATCCATCAGCCGCTTAATCTCGACTGTGCAGATGCGGCTGAAATGCTGGATTTCCTCAAGGCCGATGCGACGATCGGCAACTTCGAAGGCGTGATTGATGCACCCGGCGCGTGGCCCACCAAGACCAAGACGGTGCATGCCGTCAAGGAACCGGTACTTGCCTCGCTCGCAGCACTCGGCTTTAGCGCCATGGCGCATGCAAACAATCATGCCTTCGATCTCGGTCCGCCCGGTATTGCCGCGACCCATGCCGCCATGCAGCGCCACAACATCCTTCTTGCCGGCAGCGGCCAAAATCTTGCCGAGGCGGCCCGCCCCGTCGAATGGTCAACCCATAGCAAGAACCTCGCCCTCTTTTCGGTCGATCTCGGACCACAGGCCGACATCGTCTATGCGGGTCTGCACCGGGCAGGCATCGCGCCCTTGCGCGTTCGGCGCAGCACCGTGCTGCCGGATGCCGATTATGCCAGGCTGCTGGCGATCCACGAGGAGACGGGCGATGCTGCGCGTCTCGCAGCCAGGCGAAGGGCACAGTATAGCCCGGAAGCGACCGAAGGTTTCGATGCCTTCGGCGGAAGTTTTGTTCGAGGTGACCGCGTGGAAGGGCGCTGGACGGTTGATCCGGAGGACCTCAGCCGTCTCGTCACTGCGCTCGGGGATGCAAAACGTCGGGGCAATATCGTGCTTCTGGCGCTGCATAACCATCACTGGGATTCCGACTGGGCGACATCACCCGGCTGGCTTGATGGATTGTCCAGGCACTTGGTGGATGCGGGTGCCGATGTCATCATCGGGACGGGCGCGCCGGTGATGCAGCCGCTCAGCCTCCACCGTAACCGGGCGATCATGCCGGGCCTGGGCAACCTCATCTTCCATACCGCCCGTGCCGAACTCTATGACGCCATGGGCATCGATGTCTGGCGCAGCGTGGCGGTGCGCCTGACGCTCGATGATGACGGGGCTGTCGAAAATATCGCCATCCTTCCGCTTGCGGCTTGCCGGCTGAATTCGGACGGTCGGCCTCCCGCCTTGCTCAAAGGGGCGGACGCCGAGGACATCGTCGCGCGCTTCATGCCGGGTAATCCGGCACCACGGTAA
- a CDS encoding ABC transporter substrate-binding protein, with the protein MYRKTFYAAMIASTMLASSIASAASLTIGSSTEPSSIDPQFSRTGNNQNVAMQIFDRLLETDTTIGIHPALAVSWENTDPLTWQVKLREGVKFHDGSPLTAEDVIFSLTRAKDIPNSPAPFSGNVAAIDSMKAIDDLTVEFKTKKPAPDFIEQVGFVYIVSKKVAETATIEDFNSGKAAIGTGAYKFKSWTPGDNLTLTRNDDFWGKSQDFDTVTIKFISNDASRVAALRSGAVDLIDSVPPGDVKTLSSISDLKVFSIPSARLIYLALDSARDESPFVTDKDGKPLAKNPLKDKNVRIALSELINRQLIVDRILDGSGEPAGQLVPAGVAGNDPTIAAPAFAPDDAKKRLADAGYADGFGITLHTSNDRFPGDSETAQALGQMFARGGLTVNGVVAQPYNVYTKGASAQEFSAFIFSLGNSTPTSATGLRNLLMTYNKEAGTGSFNRVRYSDPAFDEMMQAAMGEFDSDKRIELLQKATAHAFQDMPVIPLFWQKVHWAGKATLSYDANMTEDTSATLAKLAK; encoded by the coding sequence ATGTATCGCAAGACCTTTTACGCCGCGATGATTGCAAGCACCATGCTCGCATCATCGATCGCTTCTGCCGCGAGCCTGACCATTGGCAGTTCGACAGAACCCTCGTCCATCGACCCGCAATTCTCGCGCACCGGCAACAACCAGAATGTTGCCATGCAGATCTTCGACCGTCTGCTGGAAACGGATACCACGATCGGCATTCATCCGGCACTTGCCGTTTCGTGGGAGAATACCGACCCGCTCACTTGGCAGGTGAAGCTGCGCGAGGGGGTCAAGTTCCATGACGGTTCGCCGCTGACCGCGGAGGACGTGATCTTCTCGCTCACACGCGCCAAGGACATCCCGAACAGCCCGGCGCCGTTTTCAGGCAATGTCGCGGCGATCGACAGCATGAAGGCGATCGACGACCTGACCGTGGAATTCAAGACGAAGAAGCCGGCGCCGGATTTCATCGAACAGGTCGGTTTTGTCTATATCGTCAGCAAGAAGGTGGCCGAGACCGCGACGATCGAGGATTTCAACAGCGGCAAGGCGGCGATCGGAACGGGGGCTTATAAGTTCAAGTCCTGGACGCCGGGCGACAACCTGACGCTGACGCGCAACGACGACTTCTGGGGCAAGAGCCAGGATTTCGATACCGTCACCATCAAGTTCATTTCCAATGATGCATCGCGGGTGGCCGCGCTGCGCTCCGGCGCCGTCGATCTGATCGATTCCGTTCCGCCCGGTGATGTGAAAACCCTGTCGTCGATCTCCGACTTGAAGGTCTTCTCCATCCCGTCGGCGCGCCTGATTTACCTCGCGCTGGACAGTGCGCGTGACGAGAGCCCCTTCGTCACCGACAAGGATGGCAAGCCGCTGGCGAAGAACCCGCTGAAAGACAAGAATGTTCGCATTGCCCTGTCCGAGCTGATCAACCGCCAGCTGATCGTGGATCGCATTCTGGATGGTTCGGGCGAACCGGCGGGCCAGCTGGTCCCGGCCGGCGTCGCCGGCAACGATCCGACCATTGCCGCACCGGCCTTTGCACCCGATGACGCGAAAAAACGTCTTGCCGATGCGGGCTATGCGGATGGGTTCGGCATTACCCTGCACACGTCGAACGACCGTTTCCCGGGTGACTCGGAAACCGCCCAGGCACTTGGCCAGATGTTTGCCCGTGGCGGTTTGACGGTGAACGGCGTGGTGGCGCAACCTTACAATGTCTATACCAAAGGTGCCTCGGCGCAGGAATTCAGCGCCTTCATCTTTTCGCTCGGCAATTCCACCCCGACCTCGGCGACGGGGCTTCGTAACCTGTTGATGACCTATAACAAGGAGGCCGGCACGGGTTCGTTCAATCGGGTGCGCTACAGCGATCCGGCCTTCGACGAGATGATGCAGGCAGCCATGGGCGAATTCGACAGCGACAAGCGGATCGAGCTGCTGCAGAAAGCCACCGCTCATGCCTTCCAGGACATGCCGGTCATTCCGCTGTTCTGGCAGAAGGTGCATTGGGCGGGCAAGGCCACGTTGTCCTACGATGCCAACATGACGGAAGACACCAGCGCAACGCTTGCAAAGCTCGCCAAGTGA